A single Malus sylvestris chromosome 13 unlocalized genomic scaffold, drMalSylv7.2 SUPER_13_unloc_1, whole genome shotgun sequence DNA region contains:
- the LOC126613560 gene encoding uncharacterized protein LOC126613560: MASGEMVSGVSDLRERTAEVQDVAKSKPKLKDLQASMETMEERLEKVERTILEFDTRLDEDVVDKEEIQTMVDNGKDELRGLVEGLRDELLGALNTMADKMRREVQVHLDNIEARFVALQEEIKDTRELKRDVAFCKEAVVKQFVQGSREIKALDSKVIDSFKPKSYNGKREAKEVDTFVWNVERYFKYLKLEDDESKISTATMFLADNALMWWRRRSMEIEQGTFSLTTWDEFKKDLMLHFYPQNAKYEAKEKLRWLKQTGSVKDYVNAFVSLLFEVPNMLEEDKLMYFMSGLQNWAKLELQRRHVQTLSDAITAAESLIEFKSSHQGDSKSTGKKGNHERSGGEHKPKDKAETSKPKEKKADKHDKGKGKSWQPTCYLCDGPHMMRDCPQKKALKAMAFKEDKAEESNDASMGCIRLLNAIQTTLPQPKAQVGGGSLFVDVKTGDKTTRVLVDTGATHNFMTSEEATRLGLRVTKEPGSVKTVNSAATPIVGVARNVHVDIGTWKGTIDFTVVKMDDYGVVIGLEFMDNVRAFPIPFYNIFCILADGRQPCLVPLERQAKKCTQHLSAIQFAKSWKKGEATFLATLMLNEGEEKHGPLPKQVEDVLVEFADVMPRELPKKLPPRREVDHAIELEPGAKPSSKSPYRMSPPELEELRKQLNETVVTGYTGNSPAAFKTAKEWQLAHELARAHLEKASKKMKKWADRKRRNVEFQTGDQVFVKLNASQHKSTRGLHKSLLRKYEGPFPIIKKVGKTAYVVELPPRLKFHPVFHVSNLKPYHADDEEPSRGESHRAPPLMTEAFDKEVESIEAKHVVVRPRQPKHVEYFVKWKGLPYSEATWEKETSLWQYKDLIQTFERQESTRTSTA; the protein is encoded by the exons ATGGCAAGTGGAGAGATGGTGTCCGGAGTCTCCGACCTAAGGGAGCGTACTGCCGAGGTCCAAGACGTTGCCAAGAGCAAGCCAAAGTTAAAGGACTTGCAAGCATCGATGGAGACCATGGAAGAGCGACTCGAGAAGGTGGAACGAACCATACTCGAGTTCGATACTCGACTTGATGAGGACGTTGTCGACAAGGAGGAAATCCAAACCATGGTGGACAATGGTAAGGATGAACTGCGTGGCTTGGTGGAAGGGCTACGAGATGAGCTCCTTGGCGCTCTCAACACCATGGCAGACAAGATGCGGAGGGAAGTCCAGGTTCACCTTGACAACATAGAGGCAAGGTTTGTGGCGCTTCAAGAAGAGATAAAGGACACAAGGGAACTTAAGAGAGATGTGGCGTTTTGTAAAGAAGCAGTCGTGAAGCAATTCGTGCAAGGGTCGAGGGAAATCAAGGCGTTGGACTCCAAGGTAATCGactcctttaaacccaaatcctaTAATGGGAAGAGGGAAGCAAAGGAGGTCGACACATTCGTGTGGAACGTGGAGCGATACTTCAAGTACCTGAAGCTTGAAGATGACGAGTCCAAAATCTCAACGGCAACCATGTTCTTAGCTGACAATGCCCTTATGTGGTGGCGTCGCCGGAGCATGGAGATTGAGCAAGGTACGTTCTCTCTCACCACTTGGGATGAATTTAAGAAAGATCTTATGTTGCACTTCTATCCCCAAAATGCCAAGTACGAAGCCAAGGAGAAACTAAGGTGGCTCAAGCAAACGGGGAGCGTCAAAGACTATGTCAACGCCTTCGTGAGCTTGTTATTCGAGGTGCCCAACATGTTAGAGGAAGACAAGCTCATGTACTTCATGAGTGGActgcaaaattgggctaaaCTCGAACTACAAAGGAGACACGTGCAAACATTGTCTGATGCCATTACCGCCGCCGAATCCTTGATTGAGTTTAAATCAAGCCACCAAGGTGATTCCAAGTCCACGGGGAAGAAGGGTAACCATGAGAGAAGTGGGGGAGAACATAAGCCGAAGGACAAGGCCGAGACAAGCAAACCGAAGGAGAAGAAAGCCGATAAGCATGACAAAGGCAAGGGTAAGTCTTGGCAACCCACTTGTTACCTATGCGACGGCCCTCACATGATGCGAGATTGCCCACAAAAGAAGGCCCTTAAGGCCATGGCTTTCAAGGAGGACAAGGCCGAGGAGAGTAACGATGCAAGTATGGGATGCATCCGTCTACTGAATGCCATCCAGACAACCCTCCCACAACCTAAGGCTCAAGTTGGGGGAGGATCATTGTTCGTCGACGTCAAGACTGGTGACAAGACGACGCGTGTGTTGGTGGACACGGGAGCAACACACAACTTCATGACGTCGGAGGAAGCCACAAGGCTTGGCCTCCGAGTCACAAAGGAGCCTGGTAGCGTGAAGACGGTAAATTCCGCCGCCACCCCCATTGTTGGAGTTGCGCGTAATGTGCACGTAGACATTGGCACATGGAAGGGAACGATCGACTTCACCGTAGTCAAGATGGACGACTATGGCGTAGTCATTGGGTTAGAGTTCATGGACAATGTACGAGCCTTTCCCATTCCCTTCTACAATATCTTCTGTATCCTAGCCGACGGAAGACAACCTTGCCTGGTGCCATTGGAAAGGCAAGCCAAGAAGTGTACCCAGCACTTGTCGGCAATTCAATTTGCCAAGTCTTGGAAGAAAGGCGAGGCCACATTTCTTGCAACCCTAATGTTGAATGAAGGGGAGGAGAAGCACGGGCCTTTGCCGAAACAAGTGGAAGACGTCCTTGTGGAGTTTGCGGACGTGATGCCTAGGGAACTGCCAAAGAAGTTGCCACCAAGGAGAGAGGTCGACCATGCGATTGAGTTGGAGCCTGGTGCTAAGCCTTCCTCCAAATCACCTTATAGGATGTCGCCACCCGAGTTGGAGGAATTGAGGAAGCAACTCAACGAG ACGGTCGTGACTGGCTACACGGGGAATAGTCCAGCCGCTTTCAAAACCGCTAAGGAGTGGCAATTAGCCCACGAACTTGCTCGAGCTCATTtagagaaggcttcaaagaagatgaagaaatgggcGGATCGTAAGCGAAGGAATGTGGAGTTCCAAACCGGCGACCAAGTTTTTGTGAAGCTCAATGCGTCTCAGCACAAGAGTACTCGTGGCTTGCACAAGAGCTTGTTGCGGAAATATGAGGGACCATTCCCTATCATCAAGAAGGTTGGCAAAACTGCTTATGTTGTGGAACTCCCACCCCGCCTCAAGTTTCACCCGGTGTTCCATGTGAGCAACTTGAAGCCTTATCATGCGGACGACGAGGAACCAAGTCGAGGTGAGTCTCATCGAGCACCCCCTTTGATGACAGAGGCATTTGACAAAGAAGTGGAGAGCATTGAAGCCAAGCATGTCGTGGTGCGACCAAGACAACCAAAGCATGTGGAGTACTTTGTCAAATGGAAGGGGCTACCATACTCCGAAGCAACCTGGGAGAAGGAGACGTCCTTATGGCAATATAAGGACTTGATTCAGACATTCGAGAGGCAAgagtcgacgaggacgtcgacggCTTAA